One genomic window of Phoenix dactylifera cultivar Barhee BC4 chromosome 6, palm_55x_up_171113_PBpolish2nd_filt_p, whole genome shotgun sequence includes the following:
- the LOC103707525 gene encoding 1-aminocyclopropane-1-carboxylate synthase 3-like: MHKKLLSRKAACNSHGQDSSYFLGWQAYEKNPYDRITNPTGIIQMGLAENQLSFDLIESWLKSHPDPAGFIRDGASIFRELALFQDYHGLPAFKKALANYMGYLRGNKVRFEPSNLVLTAGATSANETLMFCLAEPGEAFLLPTPYYPGFDRDLKWRTGVEIVPIHCSSSNGFQITKAALEQAYQQAEKCKLRVKGVLTTNPSNPLGTTTTRRELDTLINFVVAKDIHLISDEIYSGTTFDSPRFISVAEAMIGRDDVSHRVHIVYSLSKDLGLPGFRVGAIYSGNDYVVAAATKMSSFGLISSHTQYLLSVLLSDKDFTRKYTEENKKRLKERHKLLAEGLREAGVSCLKSNAGLYCWVDMRHLLKSKTFEGEMELWKKIVFEVGLNISPGSSCHCVEPGWFRVCFANMSVDTLNVAMQRLKTFIDTGLSSHDSGRRVRWPAREKANWLLRLSSSDRKCER; this comes from the exons ATGCATAAGAAGCTGCTCTCAAGAAAGGCGGCATGCAACTCCCATGGACAGGACTCCTCCTACTTCCTAGGGTGGCAGGCGTATGAGAAGAACCCTTACGACCGAATCACCAACCCAACTGGAATCATACAGATGGGCCTTGCAGAGAACCAG CTATCATTCGATCTCATCGAGTCTTGGCTCAAGAGCCACCCCGACCCTGCGGGGTTCATCAGAGACGGCGCATCCATATTTCGCGAGCTGGCCCTGTTCCAGGATTATCATGGCCTGCCTGCTTTCAAGAAA GCACTGGCGAATTACATGGGATACTTGAGAGGGAACAAAGTAAGGTTCGAACCCAGCAACCTTGTCCTCACAGCGGGTGCCACGTCGGCTAACGAGACTCTGATGTTTTGTCTTGCCGAACCCGGCGAAGCATTCCTTCTCCCAACTCCTTATTACCCTGG GTTTGATAGGGATCTCAAATGGCGAACCGGAGTGGAGATTGTTCCGATCCATTGCTCGAGCTCCAATGGCTTCCAAATCACCAAAGCCGCCCTAGAACAAGCGTATCAACAAGCAGAAAAATGCAAGCTGAGAGTAAAAGGAGTCTTGACAACCAACCCTTCGAATCCGTTGGGCACGACGACAACCCGACGTGAACTCGACACCCTTATCAACTTTGTCGTCGCCAAAGACATCCATCTTATCAGTGACGAGATCTACTCGGGGACCACGTTCGACTCCCCAAGGTTCATCAGCGTTGCGGAGGCCATGATCGGTCGAGACGATGTTTCGCACCGCGTTCACATTGTTTACAGCCTTTCCAAGGATCTTGGTCTCCCGGGATTCCGGGTTGGTGCAATCTACTCTGGCAACGACTACGTCGTGGCTGCCGCTACCAAGATGTCAAGCTTCGGCCTGATCTCCTCCCACACTCAGTACCTCCTCTCTGTGTTGCTCTCCGACAAGGACTTCACGAGAAAATACACCGAGGAGAATAAGAAGAGGCTTAAGGAGAGACATAAGCTACTCGCCGAGGGACTCCGGGAGGCCGGCGTGAGTTGCTTAAAGAGCAACGCAGGTTTGTACTGCTGGGTGGACATGAGACACCTGCTCAAGTCCAAGACATTTGAAGGAGAGATGGAACTATGGAAGAAGATAGTGTTTGAAGTGGGACTAAACATCTCGCCCGGCTCTTCATGTCATTGCGTCGAGCCCGGGTGGTTTCGTGTCTGCTTTGCTAACATGTCGGTGGACACCCTCAATGTTGCCATGCAACGCCTCAAGACCTTCATAGATACCGGTCTCAGCAGCCATGACTCCGGCCGGCGGGTGAGATGGCCGGCGCGTGAGAAGGCCAACTGGCTGCTGCGGTTATCATCCTCGGATCGCAAATGTGAACGATAG
- the LOC103707524 gene encoding uncharacterized protein LOC103707524, which translates to MEDFNFVVGQQFADVKTFRKAIKEAAIAQHFELKIIKSDLIRYFAKCAKEGCPWRIRAVKLPNVPTFTIRSIEGTHTCGKNAQLGHHQASVDWIVNLIEERLRDNVNYKPKDILQDIQKQYGITIPYKQAWRAKERGLAAIYGSSEEGYCLLPAYCEQIKLSNPGSIAQVFTTGSDHRFQRLFVSFNASINGFLRGCLPIIGLGGMELKSKYLGTLLSVTSFDADGGLFPVAFGIVDVETEESWMWFLSEFHKLLEISTETKPQLTVLSDGRKGIVEAVRRKFPTAYQGICMCHLTENINKEFKNGRLVQLLWKAAYSITTIGFRERMAEIEEVCAEAAKRIQQVPPNRWAVVYFEGSRFGHLSSNIEEFNKWILEACELPIIQVMEQIHGKLMAEFRDRHEKGMTWTSVLAPSVETRISDAIESALTYQVLRSDEVEFEVLSADRSSIVNIGTRCCSCRDWQLYGVPCSHAVAALLSCRKNIYEYTEKYFTVARYRETYSQPIYPIPDKSEWSKATEGLTDDENRVVRPPKFRRPPGRPEKKRICMKEANREKHTVHCSRCNQTGHYKRTCKVEIAERVDH; encoded by the coding sequence ATGGAGGACTTCAATTTTGTTGTTGGACAGCAGTTTGCTGATGTCAAGACTTTCCGAAAGGCGATTAAAGAAGCTGCAATTGCCCAGCACTTTGAGCTTAAGATCATAAAAAGTGATCTGATTCGCTACTTTGCTAAATGTGCTAAGGAGGGTTGTCCTTGGCGCATTCGTGCGGTAAAGCTTCCCAATGTCCCAACCTTCACGATAAGGAGCATCGAAGGAACACATACTTGTGGCAAAAATGCACAACTTGGCCATCACCAAGCATCAGTTGATTGGATTGTAAATCTTATAGAGGAGCGGCTACGAGACAATGTGAATTATAAACCAAAGGACATACTGCAAGACATTCAAAAGCAGTATGGGATTACTATACCATACAAGCAAGCATGGCGAGCAAAAGAAAGGGGTCTGGCTGCTATTTATGGATCTTCTGAGGAGGGTTATTGCTTGCTGCCAGCATACTGTGAGCAGATAAAGCTTTCAAACCCTGGAAGTATTGCTCAAGTGTTTACTACTGGGTCAGACCATCGGTTCCAGAgactttttgtttcttttaatgcatcaaTAAATGGTTTTCTGCGTGGCTGTTTACCTATTATTGGTCTTGGTGGAATGGAGCTAAAGAGCAAGTATCTTGGTACGCTACTGTCTGTGACGTCATTTGATGCTGATGGTGGATTGTTCCCGGTTGCTTTTGGCATTGTTGATGTAGAAACAGAGGAAAGTTGGATGTGGTTTTTATCTGAATTTCATAAGCTGCTTGAGATAAGTACAGAGACCAAACCTCAGCTTACAGTCTTATCTGATGGACGGAAAGGTATTGTTGAAGCTGTGAGAAGAAAATTTCCTACTGCATACCAAGGGATATGCATGTGTCATTTAACTGAAAACATCAATAAGGAGTTCAAGAATGGAAGGCTTGTCCAGCTTTTGTGGAAGGCCGCTTATTCTATCACCACCATTGGGTTTAGAGAAAGGATGGCAGAAATTGAAGAAGTTTGTGCTGAAGCAGCCAAAAGGATCCAGCAAGTTCCACCAAATCGCTGGGCTGTAGTTTACTTTGAAGGGTCACGTTTTGGTCATCTTTCTTCAAACATTGAGGAATTCAATAAATGGATACTTGAAGCGTGTGAACTTCCCATCATTCAAGTTATGGAGCAGATCCATGGCAAATTAATGGCCGAGTTTAGAGACCGACATGAAAAGGGTATGACATGGACATCGGTACTTGCCCCTTCTGTTGAAACGCGTATTTCGGATGCTATTGAGTCTGCATTGACCTACCAAGTGCTCCGTTCAGATGAAGTAGAATTTGAGGTTTTATCAGCTGATCGTTCTAGTATCGTGAATATTGGCACTCGCTGTTGTTCATGCCGTGATTGGCAGTTGTATGGAGTACCATGTTCTCATGCTGTTGCAGCCCTCCTTTCATGTAGGAAAAATATCTACGAATACACGGAGAAGTATTTTACAGTTGCAAGGTACCGCGAGACATACTCTCAACCAATATATCCCATTCCAGACAAAAGTGAGTGGAGCAAGGCAACCGAGGGTCTTACAGATGATGAAAATCGAGTGGTTCGTCCACCAAAGTTTCGTCGTCCACCAGGACGACCTGAAAAGAAGCGAATTTGCATGAAGGAGGCCAATCGTGAAAAACATACCGTGCATTGTAGTCGCTGCAACCAGACAGGACACTACAAAAGAACATGCAAGGTGGAAATTGCTGAGAGGGTAGATCATTAA
- the LOC103707523 gene encoding squalene monooxygenase SE1, which yields MRGEYLVGGIAGAILGFLLLAGIQGRRRRGDRDLAGEAAADGKGECGSESAGNAGADIIVVGAGVAGSALAYTLGKDGRRVHVIERDLTEPDRIVGELLQPGGYLKLIELGLEDCVEEIDAQRVLGYALYKDGKDARLPYPLEKFHSDVAGRSFHNGRFIQRMREKAASLPSVRLEQGTVTSLLEQNGTVKGVSYKTKSGEESKAYAPLTIVCDGCFSNLRRSLCSPKVEVPSCFVGLVLENCQLPYANHGHVILADPSPILFYPISSTEIRCLVDVPGQKVPSIANGEMANYLKTVVAPQIPAELHDAFISAIHKGSIRTMPNRSMPAAPLPTPGALLMGDAFNMRHPLTGGGMTVALSDIVVLHDLLKPLRNLHDATSLCKYLESFYTLRKPVASTINTLAGALYKVFSASPDQARNEMRQACFDYLSLGGVCSNGPIALLSGLNPRPLSLVVHFFAVAIYGVGRLLLPFPSPKRLWIGARLISGASAIIFPIIKAEGVRQMFFPAMVPAYYRAPPMK from the exons ATGCGGGGCGAGTATCTCGTCGGAGGGATTGCCGGCGCGATCTTGGGGTTTCTCCTCCTCGCCGGAATCCAGGGGAGACGGCGGAGGGGTGACAGAGATCTGGCCGGGGAGGCGGCCGCCGACGGGAAGGGGGAATGCGGCTCGGAATCCGCCGGGAACGCCGGCGCTGACATTATCGTCGTTGGGGCTGGCGTCGCCGGATCCGCCCTGGCCTATACTCTCGGAAag GATGGGCGCCGAGTGCATGTAATTGAGAGAGATCTGACAGAGCCTGATCGAATTGTTGGTGAATTGTTACAACCTGGGGGCTACCTTAAATTGATTGAGTTGGGCCTTGAGG ACTGTGTGGAAGAAATTGATGCTCAGCGGGTCCTTGGCTATGCTCTTTATAAAGATGGAAAGGATGCCAGACTCCCTTACCCCTTGGAGAAATTCCATTCTGATGTTGCTGGAAGGAGCTTCCACAATGGCCGGTTCATACAGAGGATGCGAGAGAAAGCTGCATCTTTGCCCAG TGTTCGGTTAGAGCAGGGAACTGTGACATCTTTGCTTGAACAAAACGGGACAGTAAAGGGGGTGTCATACAAGACCAAGTCCGGTGAAGAGTCAAAGGCTTATGCACCTCTAACAATTGTATGTGATGGTTGCTTTTCCAATCTGCGACGCTCTCTCTGCTCACCGAAG GTGGAGGTGCCCTCCTGTTTTGTTGGTTTAGTCCTGGAGAACTGTCAGCTTCCATATGCAAACCATGGGCATGTTATTTTAGCAGATCCTTCACCCATCCTGTTTTATCCTATAAGTAGCACTGAGATCCGCTGTTTGGTTGATGTGCCTGGGCAGAAGGTACCTTCCATAGCTAATGGGGAAATGGCAAATTATCTGAAAACTGTGGTGGCACCTCAG ATTCCAgctgaacttcatgatgcttttataTCGGCCATTCATAAAGGAAGTATAAGAACTATGCCAAATAGGAGCATGCCAGCTGCACCTCTTCCCACCCCTGGAGCTCTATTAATGGGGGATGCGTTCAACATGCGTCATCCTTTAACTGGTGGAGGAATGACTGTGGCCTTATCTGATATTGTTGTGCTCCATGATCTTCTCAAGCCTCTGCGTAATCTGCATGATGCAACTTCTTTGTGCAAATACCTAGAATCTTTCTATACCTTACGTAAG CCAGTTGCTTCTACAATAAACACATTGGCAGGTGCTCTGTACAAAGTCTTCTCTGCCTCACCTGATCAGGCTAGGAATGAGATGCGTCAGGCCTGTTTTGATTATCTAAGCCTTGGAGGTGTGTGTTCAAATGGACCCATTGCTTTACTCTCCGGTCTTAATCCTCGCCCACTGAGCTTGGTTGTCCACTTCTTTGCTGTTGCTATATATGGTGTTGGCCGTTTACTGTTGCCATTTCCTTCACCCAAACGATTGTGGATTGGAGCCAGATTGATCTCA GGTGCCTCGGCTATCATTTTTCCCATTATAAAAGCAGAAGGGGTTAGGCAAATGTTCTTCCCTGCAATGGTTCCTGCATACTACAGAGCTCCTCCTATGAAATGA